Below is a window of Haloglycomyces albus DSM 45210 DNA.
GCTCGCGTGGAGATACCGCTGAGGGTGACGGGATCCCGTGAGGACGGGGTTTCTTGATCCATTCTCGCTCCTACCCTGAGGTGAACATCGGTGTTCGCTGTACGGCCCCGCTTGGGCCTTTTCTCGACTACCTCAACAGGACCCAGTTGTAAGTGTGCCACACGTTGGTTAACTAATATGGTCGTGCGGTCACCCGCGCGAAGCCCTACAATGCCCTCAGGTTCCACCGTGACAGCGCCCCTCTTCTGCGCTCAGGAAACGGGGAAGGTATCCTGAGCGAGGGTGTTACCGGTATATCGATACCATCCGGTTATGGCCGGCGCCAGTAGCTCAGCTGGATAGAGCACCGGACTTCTAATCCGACGGTCGCAGGTTCGAATCCTGCCTGGCGCGCATCGACCTCCTGTTCAATCAGGAAATTGTCGCGTTCTACTCAGTCTGAAACCAAATGTCCGGCGGTCGGCCCGTGGGGTCGTCTACAATGAGCCGACCGCGGGTATCGGGATGCGGTCCCTATGACTACCGCCGTTTCGCCTCGGCGAGCGCTTCAATAATCTCCACCGCTCGTCGCGTGCCGCCTTCGCGTTGTGTGTCATGGGCAAGTTGGACAGATCGCTCCTTGACCGTAGCGTCATGCGTCAGTTCGGTGACGGCGTCGCGCAGGGTCTCGGGAGTTACCTCCTCGGTGTCAATGCGTCGGGCGATTCCCAGTTCGACAAGTCGGTCGGCATTCATGAACTGGTCGACTGCTTGCGGTACCGCGACCATGGGGGTGCCGGAGAGAAGCCCTTCGGAACTGCCACCCATACCGGCGTGTGTAATGAACGCGTCGGCATGGGTGAGCATGGCTCGCTGAGGGATCCAGTTATGGATTTCGATGTTGTTGGGGATGGTGCCGAAGTCGTCGGCGGTAAGGTGTTTGCCGATTTGGAGAACGACGTGCCATTCGGGTAGGTCACCAAAGGCACTGATGCATGCACGGTAGAAGTCCGGTTGGCGGGTGAATGCCGATCCGAGCGAGATGACAAGGAGGCGTTTGTCGTCGTGCGGTGGTGTCCATTGTTCGTCGTTGTCCAGTGAAAAGCACGGTCCTACGAACGAGACTCGGTCGCGATCGACGAGGTCGGCATGCGGTTGCATCGCTGAGGGGATGACGGCGACGCAACGGTCGGGGTTGGCGGGGAATTCCCCGGCGTCAGTGGTGGTGGCACCGGACGTCGTCAGCCAGTGTTCGAATTTCGTGCGGTATTCGGTGGCTCCTGGCAGCTCCCACAGCTGGGCGAGCATTTCTTCGGTGTAGCCTTTCCACCCGACGACGGCGGGGGAAATTTGCAGGCTGGGACGTCCTTGCGTTTCCGCGAGGACACGTCCGGGATATCCGCCGATGTCGTACATATAGAGGTCGGCGGGGGTTTCGGTGTAGAAATCGCGGACCTGTGAGTAGGCATTGATGGAGTTGGTGAGGAACGTGTCCATCTGTCCGATGGGATCTTCGGGCCAGTCATTGTCAGCGACGGGCAACGAGGAATCGTACGGAACCAGTGTCGCGCCCGTATCTTCGATGATGTCGCGAACGGAGGGGTCATTCGCGTAGGTCACGTGGTGCCCTTGGGAGACGAGTTCACGGATGATGTCAATACTGGGCAGGATATGGCTGATGGCGGGGACACCGATCATCGCGATGTGGTGGCGGGTGTTATTCATGGCTGCACCTATTACTTATTGTGAGGGACCTCGAAAACGTCACGAGAATTCTAACGGAACATGCCTTGGAGCGCATGCTGATTACGGTGCAACCGCTCAATAACGTCGGATGCGGCGCTGGCATAAAGTTCCGCCGGTTACGCGGTGTAAAGTAGTGGAGGAAATTCGGACACGGTTTCTGTACCGATTCGTGAGTTTCAGTTCGAACACCGTTTTCCCGGCAGGACTTATCTCCGGTTTCCGGACAGCCAATGTCACCCCCGTTCAGGAAAGGGAAGCCCGTGGACCTTATCAGTTTGGGCGTGTTCATCGGTGCCCTGTTCATTAACGCCGGTACGCCTGGCCCCAGCGTGGTGGCGCTGGTGTCCCGTGTCATCAGCAACGGCTGTCGCGAAGTCCTCCCGTTTACTCTCGCCATGTGGATCGGCGAAGTCCTGTGGTTGACCGTCGCTCTGGCGGGACTGTCCACCATCGCGCTGAAATTCCACGTCGCCTTCCTGGTTTTGAAATGGGCAGGCGTCGCCTATCTGTGTTGGTTGGCCGTGGCAATGTGGCGGCGAAAAAGCTCCCCGGACGAAGACGATGACGAATCCATTCCCCGCCGTCGCACGTCTACGGCCATGTTCGGTGCGGGCATGGCCCTCACCCTGGGAAACCCCAAGATCATGGTTTTCTATGTGGCCTTGCTTCCCACCCTTATCGACATATCGCATCCGGGTGTCGCGACCTGGGCCGTCCTTGCCGCAGCGACAGCCACGACACTTGCCGTCGTCGACGTGACGTGGATGGCGGTGGCCAGTCGGCTTCGGCTGCTCCTCCGGTCGCCCCGGATGACCAGACTGGCCAATCGCGTCAGCGCCATGGCACTCGGTGGAGCCGCCGCCGTCATCGCCACTAAACACTAGAACGTTCGGTTACGGGCACCCGCGCATCCATTCCGAAGGGGAACCGGAACGCTCCTCACCGAAAACGTCCATCGTGCCGCGAGAGGAGCGCCGCCGGACGGTACCGCTCGCCTGGCGGGATTGAAGAACCCGCCAGGCGTGAGACCACTTGGGGCGAGAGCGGTCAAGCGGCGTCGGGTCTGGGAGACCGACGGGTGTTGTGGAAGGAGGCGAACTTCCAGTGTTCGCCGTCTCGCACGGCGGTGAAGGAAACGATGGACTCCCTCTCCGGCGGCACTCCGGCCCCCACGTCCACTTCCACACCACCGGTTGAAATCACCACTGCGACGTCAGGCGACAGCATCTTGATGTTCGTCTCCCCGGCGTCATCCATCCGAGAGCCTTTGAGCGGACCCTCGAACAGGTAACGGTGAGACTCCTCGATCGCTTTGCGCCCACGGAAACGCTGCCCGAAAAAGGTGATGTAGTCGGCGTCGGCGGTGAATTCGTCGGCATACGCTGTAGCGTCACCTTGGTTCCACGCTTCCGCCAGCCGCTCCAGTCCTGCTCGTATTTCGTTCTTCTCTTCGTCGTATCGCATGTTCCGTTTCCTACTCCTATAGGTCGGAGCGCTGCGAGCGCCGACGGCGGTTATGGTGGTGAATGAACGAATCACCGGGGCCGCCCGCACTTGCTGCGCGTGTCGTCTCGGTTCGTGGGGTGCGGCGGACGTGGCAGCGCCCGTCGTACCCGTTACTCGGGCAGTGGAGGTAGCTCCGCAGCCCAGGTCACGTTCCCTGTATTCATGTGCTCTATCAGCTGCTCCGTCCACGTGAGTTCGGCGTTGTCGCGATTTCTTTCGAATTCGACTTCCAGCGCCGGAAGCCGGGGCAGACCTGCCTCGGCCATCTCGGCGAGGGTTCGGTCGGCCTCGTTGACGAGTTCGCGCAGTGAGTCGGCCCGTACTCGTAGGGAGTTCTTCGCTTCGTGTAGCGGTAGGGCTCCCATGAGCGATAGGGCCGCAACGGTTGGCGTGGAATCGCGGTCCACGGTTTCCAGTAGGCTCTTCAGCCGTCCGACCAGATCACTGCGTCCGTCGTCGGTGATTTTGTATACGGTCCGCTCCGGGCGGTTGCCGTCCTTGACCGTTTCGACGGGTGCGATGCGGCCGGAGTCGCTGAGTTTGCGGACGGCGTGATAGAGGCTGCGTGGCAGTCCTTGCACGTAGTCCTTATGTGTGACAGCGATGAAGCGCAGCATGCCGTAGGCGTGCCTCGGCCCTTGCGTCAGCAGCGCCAATACGGTGAGCCCCACTAGGTCCCGCTCTGATTTGCGCCCCGCCATGATCTCTCCGTAGATGATGCAGAAATTAATAGTGCAATTTGCACTATACAGGAAGACACGCCTCGCTACAAGCCGATTGTCCCGTGAGAGGAAAGTTCTCCAGTCGATCCGCGCGGTTGGCGACGCGGGCGTCGCCCCACACTCCACCACCCCTCAGGACAGTAGGTCACCTTCCCAGTCGTACGGCCCGCTTCCCTGGCCTCTGTCACCCTTGACCAGGCGGTAGTACTCCGTGGTGCGCGTATCGTCGCCCAAGGTGGCCGTCAGCACCCAGAGCCAGTCGTTCTCCGCGATCTGCGTACGGTACGCCCGCATGGCCTGCAACTTGCGTTCCCCATTGTCGGAAGTGGTTCGAATCCGTGCGGAGATGTCCGCGTCAGGGGTCGCAAAGGGAACGTCTTCTGGGGCTTCAACCTCCGCAAAGGGGTTGTCGCTGGAATTGTGGAGCTTGTCGAAACCGATTCGCATGACACTGTCGGGCAAGGCTTTCCAGTAGATCTTACGAATCTCGTGCGCCGCCCCCAGTTCGGGACTCCAATTCGGATCAGCGGCCAGCTCAGCGGCACGCATCGCGACGCGATGCGCCTGGATATGGTCGGGATGCCCATAGTCGCCATTGGGGTCGTAGGTAATCAGAACCTCGGGTTGCCGCTGTCGAATCACCCGTACGAGATCGAATGCGGCGTAGTCGACGTCGGCTTTCCAGAAACAGTGCGGATGGTCGTTGGTGCGCTCGCCCATCATTCCCGAATCACGCCAGCGACCGATACCGCCGAGGAAGTGCCAGTCGTCCACCCCGAGTGCGTCCATCGCTTGGAGATATTCGCTCAACCGCCACCCTCCTAGCTGATCGGAGGCGTGGGCGGCCAGGCCTTGGAGTTCAGGAACCCTGACTTCGCCCTCCTCCCCCAACGTGCAGGTAACGACGGTGACGTCTACCCCAGGGCGATTGGCGTAATGAGCGATCGTGGCACCGGTGGCGACCGTTTCATCGTCCGGGTGGGCATGGACGAACAGGATTCCCTCGCTAGACATGCGTCTACGCTAGCCCAGTCGCCGCCTCACGTGCGTATTCCGAGGTGAAATTTGTCGACCGAACCTCACTATGACATGAACATATTTCACTTATGTGACATACCCCATTGACATAGATCATACTAGAGACGATATTCTGCGCCAGAGGACGACTTACGCACATAGGAGTGCCAGATGACCAAAGCCGAGCCCGCCGTCACATCCCCACCTCGAGCCGAGATACCGCAGCCGCAACTGCGTCGCGATCGTTGGTGGATCGGTCCAGTCCTGACTGTCCTGGGACTCACCGCCTGGGTCGCCTACGCCACGGCGCGAGTTTTCTACCAGGGCCACTATTTCGTCGCCGACTACCACTACCTCACGCCGTTCTACTCCCCCTGCGTCTCCACCGGCTGCGTCCCGGAATCCTCCCTGTTCGGTCAGTTCATCCCCAACCATCCCCTCATCCCCTTCGCGGCGATCTCGCTGCCGTTCCTGCTACTGTTCCGGTTCACCTGCTACTACTACCGGCGCGCCTACTATCGTTCCTTCTGGATTTCTCCACCCGCCTGCGCCGTGCCCGACGGACATGCCTCATATTCCGGGGAATCGAGATTCCCGCTGATAGGACAGAATCTTCACCGTTATTTCTTCTACGCCGCCTTCGCGATTGCCTTGATCAACACCGCCGATGCCGTCATCGCCATGCAGTCGCCCAGTGGATTCGGTTTCGGGCTCGGCAACATCATCCTGTGGGCCAACGTGATCCTGCTCTGGTGTTATACCTTCGGATGCCACTCCTGTCGCCACATCATGGGCGGACGCATCAATCACTTCTCCCGCCATCCGGTGCGGTATCGCTTGTGGACGATTGCTTCCGCGTTGAACACCCGCCACATGTTCTTCGCCTGGATCACCCTGCTGTCACTGGCCGTCGCCGACTTCTACGTCATGGCCGTCGCCGCGGGCTGGATCAGCGACCTGCGACTCATCGGATAGCCCCACCACGCCAAGACGACAACTGAGGAACCACATGATCACTCAATACGATATTGACCGCTTGAACTGCGATGTCCTGGTCATCGGCTCCGGCGGAGCCGGATTGCGAGCCGCCGTCGAAGCCCGCCTCGAAGGGGCGGACGTCCTCGTCATATCCAAGTCCCTCTTCGGCAAGGCCCACACGGTCATGGCCGAAGGCGGTGCGGCCGCCGCCATGGGCAATGTCAACTCCGGGGACAACTGGGAAGTGCATTTCCGTGACACCATGCGAGGCGGAAAGTTTCTCAACAACTACCGCATGGCCGAACTGCATGCCAAGGAGGCACCGCAACGGATCTGGGAATTGGAAACCTACGGAGCTCTGTTCGACCGCACCCCACAGGGAAAAATCAGCCAGCGCAATTTCGGCGGACACGAATACCCGCGCCTCGCACACGTCGGTGACCGCACCGGCCTGGAACTGATTCGCACGCTCCAGCAGAAAATCGTCGCCCTGCAACAGCAGGACGAACGCGACGGCAGCGACGCCACGATCCGTATCCTGGACGAGACGACCATAACCGAACTGATTAAAGAAGACGGCGGTGTGGCCGGTGCCTTCGGGTATCGACGCGATACCGGACGATTCCTGGCCATCGAATCCGCCGCCGTCATCATGGCGACCGGCGGGATCGGACGGTCGTTCAGCGTGACCTCCAATTCATGGGAATACACCGGCGACGGCCATGCCTTGGCTCTACGAGCCGGGGCAGGGCTGATCAATATGGAGTTCATTCAATTCCACCCCACGGGGATGGTGTGGCCCGCATCGGTGCGCGGCATTCTGGTGACCGAGTCGGTTCGGGGAGATGGAGGGATTCTGAAAAACACCTCCGACGAACGATTCATGTTCGACTACATCCCCGACGTGTTCAAAAACCAGTACGCCACCACCCCGGAGGAAGCCGACAACTGGTACACCGACCCTGACAACAATCGCCGCCCGCCCGAACTGCTACCGCGCGATGAAGTGGCTCGAGCCATCAATTCAGAAGTCAAGGCGGGTAGAGGCACCCCCAACGGCGGGGTGTATCTGGATATCGCGTCCCGGCGATCGGCCGAGTTCATCGCCAAGAAACTGCCGTCCATGTATCACCAGTTCAAGGAACTCGCGGATGTGGACATTACGGCCGAACCCATGGAGGTCGGACCGACCTGTCATTACATCATGGGCGGCATCGAAGTCGACGCCGACACCGCTGCTTCCAAAGTAGACGGACTTTTCGCCGCCGGCGAGGTCTCCGGTGGTATGCACGGCTCCAATCGTTTGGGCGGGAACTCCCTGTCCGACCTGCTCGTCTTCGGGACCCGAGCCGGCGCCCACGCCGCCGCTCACGCCCACCGCAACAAAGAGCGAGCCTCCCTGCCGCAGAGCAGCATTGAACAGGCGGCGGAGACGGTACTGCGCCCCTTCCACAACGAGGGAGACAGCCCCTACGCTCTCCAGGCCGAACTACAGGAGTTGAACGGGCGTTTGGTGGGAATCATCCGTCGCGAAAACGAACTGGCCGAAGCCCTCGACGAGCTGGACGAGCTACGCGAGCGCATCGCCCAGGTCAAGGTCACCGGTCCGCGTGCCTATAACCCGGGGTGGCATTTGGCCTTGGACCTGTCGAACATGTGGCTGTGTTCCATAGCCACGGCCCGGGCGGCCTTGCGTCGTCGGGAATCGCGTGGCGGGCATACCCGGGACGATGCTCCCGGGATGGATCCCGACTGGCGCAAGCTGAATCTGGTGGCACACTGCCGCGACGGGGATGTGGTGTTGGACGAGCAGGCGGTACCGACGATTCCGCCGGAGTTGTTGGGTCTGTTTCCACACGAGGAGTTGGCGAAGTACATGAACGCGGACGAGTACGAGTCCATCGAGTCGGGGGAGGCTGAAGGATAGTGGCACAGCAGGAGTTTCGGATCTGGCGGGGCGACGCTTCCGGTGGGGAGTTCGCGTCCTTCGACGTGGAGGTCCGTGAGGGCGAAGTGGTATTGGACGTGATTCACCGTATCCAGGCCGAATTTGCCCCGGACTTGGCGGCGCGGTGGAACTGTAAGGCGGGCAAGTGCGGTTCGTGTTCGGCGGAGATCAACGGGCGTCCTCGTCTGATGTGTATGACGCGGATGTCGACCTTGGCGGAGTCGGACAGTGTGACGGTGACTCCGATGCGGACGTTTCCGGTGATTCGGGATCTGGTGACGGACGTGTCGTTCAACTATGAGAAGGCCAGGCACATGCCCTCCTATGAGCACCCGTCCGATCTGGCACCGGGCGAGGCGCGTATGCAGCAAGTGGATGTGGAGCGTTCGCAGGAGTTCCGCAAGTGCATTGAATGTTTCCTGTGTCAGGACACCTGCCACGTGGTTCGCGATCATGAGGACAATAAGGACGAATTCTCGGGGCCTCGGATGTTTATTCGGGCGGCGGAGTTGGACATGCATCCTCTGGACGCCAGGGAGGATCGGCGTGACTTCGCCCAGGACGAGCAGGGACTGGGCTCCTGCAATATTACGAAATGCTGTACCGAGGTCTGTCCGGAGGGAATCACCATCACCGACAACGCGATCATTCCTATGAAGGAGCGTGTGGCCGGGAGTCGGTATGACCCAATGGTGTGGTTGGGCCGCACGATTCTTCGCAGGAAGGAGTGACGTCGCCCGTCTCTTGATGGGAAATGTGCCGCGGCTGCATCATTCCAAAGTAGAGGTTCATGCTCCAAGCCGGTACTTTAACCCGGCCCCCTTCGTTGGGAGGCGGGTTCGAGAGTACGGATATCAGGTCGTCGACGCGTCGCGGACGCACGAAACGGTGTTGGGCCAGGTTGGTCAACCACCCCAACACCGTTTACGTCTGAGCCGGGTCACACACTCTACTGCAGCAGATGGTATACGTAGAATCCTCCACCCAGGACGATGAGTGCGGCCAGCACGGCGAAAATGATCTTCCAGACGCTGAAGGGTCGTTCCCCGACCACTGTTCCGTTCTGTCCGTTCACCAGCACCTGCCATTGTTTGCCGTTGAACATGTAGCCGAGAATCCAAATCGGCAAGAGAAGCAGCTTGAACGTGACATTGCGGTAGTTGACGTCGTAGTTCTTGATCCGCTGACGATCCCCACCGATGTCGTGTTTGATGTCTTTCTTGATGACCTTTTCCATGCGCTCTTTGGCGCCCTCGTAACCGGCCTCGGGAGGGACGTCGTAGCGCTGCGTGTGGTGCCCTACGATGGCCTGCGGGTGATAGGGCTGGACCTGTTTGGTGTTCCATTCCTTTTCCAGCTTCTCCATATACTTCGGTGCCACGTGAGTCGAGGCGGGTACGACGACGTCGTCGAAGTCCCGACGGACGGTGCCCTGCACGGGAGTCCAGCGCGTCTCGGTTTTTTCGTTTCCGTCGGAGTCCTTGACCTTGTAGCGAATGCCTCGCTCACCGCGATATTTGGTCTTGGTTTTCGCGTCCCACGTCCAGTGCGGCAGATAGGTCGACTTGACCGACGACGAGTCGTTGACCTTCTTCAGCGCGTTGGGTGCGAACCACCGCGAATTGATCCACTCGGTCAGGTTCCCGCGAGCGGTGGACTGGTCGACCTCGAACGGGGCCACGGCCTCGGGTGCGACCAGGTCAGGGTTGAACTGGTCGACCACGAGGGGCGCGCCGCAGAACTGGCATTCGTCGGACCACGAGTCGGATTCGGTGTGCGCGGCGCATTGGGTGCAGACGAACAGGTTCGGAGGCACCTCTTCCCGACTGCGGCGACGCTTCCCCGCAGCCTTGGACCAGCTGTGTTCCTGAACCTCCCGTTGTTCGAAGACGATCTGCTTCGTAAAACCGCAGTGCGGACACTGTAGGGCGGTCGTGCCCGGCTGGTACTGCAGCTGGGCACCGCAGCCCTCACACGGGTACATCTGGTGTTGAGTGGGAGCCGGTTGATTCACGTCTTTCTCACCTGTCTTATCGGATTATTGCGGAGGAAGCGGGGGTGGGACGGACCCGAACACGGAGGCCAATTCGGGTACGTCGGAGGCGGGCGTCCAATTGGCCATTCCGTTCTTCCACACCAGGGTGTCGCGGGTGAACTCGCCGGAGCCTGCCTTTTGCTGCAGGGTGGGAACGTCGAACGGTCCCGCCTGCTGTCCGCCGAGAGCGGCGAACCATTCGGGCTGCGAGCCCGGGATTGGAGGAGGAGCCGCCGGGGGCTGGGCCTGTGCCGGGGGCTGCTGTTGATACTGCTGCTGTGGAGGAGGCTGCTGTCCTTGGAACTGCTGTCCCTGCTGGCCTCCCATGTCCTGTGCCATCTGCTGGGCCATACCAAAGCCCGCACCCATCGCCATGGCGTCACCGCCGGCTCCACCGTTCTCCGCTGACGCCTCAACGGCGTTGGCCGCCTGGAATTGGGTGTAGGCGTTCAGGTCGCCGACGATTCCCATCGAGGAACGCTTGTCCATCGCTTCCTCGACTTCGGGCGGCAGAGAAATGTTCGAGACGGTGAAGTTGGGAACTTCGAGCCCGAACTCGTTCAGCTGGCCGCTGATGGTGTCCTTGATTCGGTCACCGATCTGGTCCTGATGCATCGCCATGTCGAGCACGGGAATCTGTGCACGGGCGAGAGCCGGGGAGACGGCCGCGACGACCTTCTCCCGCAGAAAGTCACCGATCTCTTCGGTCTGGAAGTGCTGGTCGGTTCCGACCGTTTCCCGCAGGAGGACGGCGGGGTCGATCACGCGGACCGAGTAAGCACCGAACGCACGGATGCGGACGGGACCGAATTCGGCGTCGCGCACCATGATGGGGTTCTTGGTGCCCCACTTGAAATCGGTGAACTGCCGAGTGTTGACGAAGTACACCTCGGCTTTAAAGGGCGACTCGAAACCGTGCTTCCATCCTTTGAGTGTGGAGAGCACGGGCATGTTCTGGGTTTCGAGCGTGTACGTGCCGGGGGTATAGACGTCGGCCAGCTGGCCTTCGTTGACGAACACCGCCACTTGCGTCTCTCGAACGACCAGTTGGGCGCCCATCTTGATTTCGTTGTTATGCCGGGGAAAACGCCAGACAATGGTGTCGCGACTGTCGTCGGTCCACTCAATGATGTCGATGAATTCGCCGGTGATCTTGTCCCACAGACCCATACTGTGTCCTTCCGAGAACGTTGTTTGATCCGACTGGAAATTTCATCGTAGCAATGGCTTGCTCACGGCGATATCAGCGCAAGAGCCGTCCAGTGTCGAGTGATGCGCCCTCGGTTACGGGAGCGCACCACTCACCGCGTCACTGGAGTCTATTGCGCACGTCCGACGGGATTTGGCTGTTCACCATTCCCATGACGTCGATCGTTCCCGACAAACGCTGAGTCATCTCGGCAACCTTCAAGGCGTACTTTGCTTTGGCCTCTTCAATGACGTTTTTGACCATTTCACCGAGGGCGCCACGCCGACGCAGTGCGCCGTCATCCAACTCAATGGCATCGATCTTCCCTTCGGCGTTGAGTCGGACGGTGATCATTCCGTCGTCACTGGTGGCTTCGACTCCGGCATTGTCCAATTCGGCTTCGAAGCCTGCAAAGGCGGCAATGGTGTCTTCGGCGCTCTGGCGGATCTCTTCCAGTTTCCGCATGGCCTCTTCCGGAGAGGGCCGATTGTTCGCGTCGGTCACTGCTGGGTCTCCCGTCGTTTCAGCTCTCGTCTAGACGGCCGTCGAGATCCCGTGGATTGACGTCCGTACCGAGAATCTCGGACATCCGGGCACTCATCTGCTCTTGCGCCTGTGTTTCGGCCTGCCGGATCGTGTCGAGGATCTTCTGCCCGAGCTCATTACCGGAGGTCGCTTGAAACGCCCGGTGATTGAGTTCCAGGTCTTTAATGGCACCACCGGCGCCCATGACGACGCGGACGGCCGAATCATCGGAGCTGTGATCGACTTCGATCTGGTGGGCAAGTTGCTCTATCTTCTGGGATTGCTGCTGAAATTGCTGTTTCGGGTCCATCATGGCTCACTTGTCGGTCGAGGGGCGCTACACGCCCGGTTTCACGAGGGGACGGTCCTCTATCGGCCCATGTTCTCCCTGGCGTTGTCCACGCTTTCCTGAGCGCCGTCCACACCGTCTTGGGCATTCTGAAGCGTCTCGTTGTCGCCTCCGAGCGTGTCGTTGGCGTTTTCCAGACCGTCGCTGGTGGAGCTGAGAGTGTCGGACGCACCGTCCATGGCCTGGTTGACTCCCTCTTGCACGTTGCCGTCCATGGCGCTCTGTACTCCGTCGTAGACGTTGCCGGCGTTGTCGATCGTCTCATTGACCGCGTCCTGCACGCCTTCAGCGGATTCGGCCCGCGAGTCGACGGTGTCCGCGAAGTCCGCGGTGCTGTCGGCGTAATCGGCCGCCTGGTTGAGATACTCGTTGTCGCCACCGGTCGCGTCGTTGACGGCGTTAATCGAGTCGGAAGCGCCGCTCGCGGCCTGGTTGGCACCTTGAGCCGTCTGGCGCGTTCCGCCCAGGATGTCGGAGACACCTTCGTCGACATTGCCGCTGGCGATGTCACTGACGCCGTCGGCGACGGTCTGGACGCCCTCGATGATGTCGTCCTTCGAATCCCATACCTCCATGGCGCCGTCGTAGGCGGCCTTGGCGTTCATGAGGAAGTCGATGATCGGGCGGACCTTCTCGATGATGCTCTGAACGATTTCGATGGCCTGCATGGCCTGCTCGAAGATGTTCATCGCCTTCTTTATCCAGTCCCACGCCGTCATGACCAGCTGTGCGACCTTACGAATCGTATC
It encodes the following:
- a CDS encoding SgcJ/EcaC family oxidoreductase, producing the protein MRYDEEKNEIRAGLERLAEAWNQGDATAYADEFTADADYITFFGQRFRGRKAIEESHRYLFEGPLKGSRMDDAGETNIKMLSPDVAVVISTGGVEVDVGAGVPPERESIVSFTAVRDGEHWKFASFHNTRRSPRPDAA
- a CDS encoding PadR family transcriptional regulator encodes the protein MAGRKSERDLVGLTVLALLTQGPRHAYGMLRFIAVTHKDYVQGLPRSLYHAVRKLSDSGRIAPVETVKDGNRPERTVYKITDDGRSDLVGRLKSLLETVDRDSTPTVAALSLMGALPLHEAKNSLRVRADSLRELVNEADRTLAEMAEAGLPRLPALEVEFERNRDNAELTWTEQLIEHMNTGNVTWAAELPPLPE
- the mshB gene encoding N-acetyl-1-D-myo-inositol-2-amino-2-deoxy-alpha-D-glucopyranoside deacetylase; amino-acid sequence: MSSEGILFVHAHPDDETVATGATIAHYANRPGVDVTVVTCTLGEEGEVRVPELQGLAAHASDQLGGWRLSEYLQAMDALGVDDWHFLGGIGRWRDSGMMGERTNDHPHCFWKADVDYAAFDLVRVIRQRQPEVLITYDPNGDYGHPDHIQAHRVAMRAAELAADPNWSPELGAAHEIRKIYWKALPDSVMRIGFDKLHNSSDNPFAEVEAPEDVPFATPDADISARIRTTSDNGERKLQAMRAYRTQIAENDWLWVLTATLGDDTRTTEYYRLVKGDRGQGSGPYDWEGDLLS
- a CDS encoding YbaB/EbfC family nucleoid-associated protein, encoding MMDPKQQFQQQSQKIEQLAHQIEVDHSSDDSAVRVVMGAGGAIKDLELNHRAFQATSGNELGQKILDTIRQAETQAQEQMSARMSEILGTDVNPRDLDGRLDES
- a CDS encoding macrolide family glycosyltransferase, which produces MNNTRHHIAMIGVPAISHILPSIDIIRELVSQGHHVTYANDPSVRDIIEDTGATLVPYDSSLPVADNDWPEDPIGQMDTFLTNSINAYSQVRDFYTETPADLYMYDIGGYPGRVLAETQGRPSLQISPAVVGWKGYTEEMLAQLWELPGATEYRTKFEHWLTTSGATTTDAGEFPANPDRCVAVIPSAMQPHADLVDRDRVSFVGPCFSLDNDEQWTPPHDDKRLLVISLGSAFTRQPDFYRACISAFGDLPEWHVVLQIGKHLTADDFGTIPNNIEIHNWIPQRAMLTHADAFITHAGMGGSSEGLLSGTPMVAVPQAVDQFMNADRLVELGIARRIDTEEVTPETLRDAVTELTHDATVKERSVQLAHDTQREGGTRRAVEIIEALAEAKRR
- a CDS encoding YbaB/EbfC family nucleoid-associated protein — translated: MTDANNRPSPEEAMRKLEEIRQSAEDTIAAFAGFEAELDNAGVEATSDDGMITVRLNAEGKIDAIELDDGALRRRGALGEMVKNVIEEAKAKYALKVAEMTQRLSGTIDVMGMVNSQIPSDVRNRLQ
- a CDS encoding LysE family translocator: MDLISLGVFIGALFINAGTPGPSVVALVSRVISNGCREVLPFTLAMWIGEVLWLTVALAGLSTIALKFHVAFLVLKWAGVAYLCWLAVAMWRRKSSPDEDDDESIPRRRTSTAMFGAGMALTLGNPKIMVFYVALLPTLIDISHPGVATWAVLAAATATTLAVVDVTWMAVASRLRLLLRSPRMTRLANRVSAMALGGAAAVIATKH
- a CDS encoding SPFH domain-containing protein, which encodes MGLWDKITGEFIDIIEWTDDSRDTIVWRFPRHNNEIKMGAQLVVRETQVAVFVNEGQLADVYTPGTYTLETQNMPVLSTLKGWKHGFESPFKAEVYFVNTRQFTDFKWGTKNPIMVRDAEFGPVRIRAFGAYSVRVIDPAVLLRETVGTDQHFQTEEIGDFLREKVVAAVSPALARAQIPVLDMAMHQDQIGDRIKDTISGQLNEFGLEVPNFTVSNISLPPEVEEAMDKRSSMGIVGDLNAYTQFQAANAVEASAENGGAGGDAMAMGAGFGMAQQMAQDMGGQQGQQFQGQQPPPQQQYQQQPPAQAQPPAAPPPIPGSQPEWFAALGGQQAGPFDVPTLQQKAGSGEFTRDTLVWKNGMANWTPASDVPELASVFGSVPPPLPPQ
- a CDS encoding fumarate reductase/succinate dehydrogenase flavoprotein subunit, with amino-acid sequence MITQYDIDRLNCDVLVIGSGGAGLRAAVEARLEGADVLVISKSLFGKAHTVMAEGGAAAAMGNVNSGDNWEVHFRDTMRGGKFLNNYRMAELHAKEAPQRIWELETYGALFDRTPQGKISQRNFGGHEYPRLAHVGDRTGLELIRTLQQKIVALQQQDERDGSDATIRILDETTITELIKEDGGVAGAFGYRRDTGRFLAIESAAVIMATGGIGRSFSVTSNSWEYTGDGHALALRAGAGLINMEFIQFHPTGMVWPASVRGILVTESVRGDGGILKNTSDERFMFDYIPDVFKNQYATTPEEADNWYTDPDNNRRPPELLPRDEVARAINSEVKAGRGTPNGGVYLDIASRRSAEFIAKKLPSMYHQFKELADVDITAEPMEVGPTCHYIMGGIEVDADTAASKVDGLFAAGEVSGGMHGSNRLGGNSLSDLLVFGTRAGAHAAAHAHRNKERASLPQSSIEQAAETVLRPFHNEGDSPYALQAELQELNGRLVGIIRRENELAEALDELDELRERIAQVKVTGPRAYNPGWHLALDLSNMWLCSIATARAALRRRESRGGHTRDDAPGMDPDWRKLNLVAHCRDGDVVLDEQAVPTIPPELLGLFPHEELAKYMNADEYESIESGEAEG